One window of Cryobacterium arcticum genomic DNA carries:
- a CDS encoding cation:proton antiporter regulatory subunit: MVDVRRVKLPGVGVLHTFITDDGGKVGVIAHRSGHSDLITFADDEGGPDASKVSLRLSEDEAHTLAELLGGTQITESLTALDQIPGLSIDWFTVDYEDHIAGQPLGNPAERGIAGLTVVAVVRGESANPAPAADFKVFPGDTLVVAGSPEKVAKAFAFFRTGEIKAKPVDSPPGG, translated from the coding sequence ATGGTTGACGTTCGACGGGTCAAGCTCCCCGGTGTGGGTGTGCTGCACACCTTCATCACCGATGACGGCGGCAAGGTCGGCGTGATCGCCCACCGCTCAGGCCACAGTGACCTCATCACCTTCGCCGATGACGAGGGCGGACCCGACGCCAGCAAGGTGTCCCTCCGGCTCAGCGAGGACGAGGCGCACACCCTCGCCGAACTCCTCGGCGGCACCCAGATCACCGAGTCGCTCACCGCGCTCGACCAGATCCCCGGCCTGAGCATCGACTGGTTCACGGTGGACTACGAGGACCATATCGCCGGGCAGCCCCTGGGCAACCCCGCCGAGCGCGGCATCGCCGGGCTCACCGTCGTGGCCGTGGTGCGCGGCGAATCCGCCAACCCGGCCCCCGCGGCCGACTTCAAGGTCTTTCCCGGCGACACCCTGGTCGTGGCCGGCTCGCCCGAAAAGGTGGCGAAGGCGTTCGCGTTCTTCCGCACCGGCGAGATCAAGGCGAAGCCCGTCGACTCGCCGCCCGGAGGCTAG